A stretch of the Desulforamulus ferrireducens genome encodes the following:
- a CDS encoding KH domain-containing protein, translating to MKELVEILAKALVDQPDKVEVTMVEKERSVVVELRVAPDDMGKVIGKQGRIARAIRSVVKAAATKQRKKVVVEIV from the coding sequence ATGAAAGAATTGGTTGAAATTTTAGCCAAAGCCCTGGTAGACCAACCGGACAAAGTGGAAGTAACCATGGTGGAAAAGGAAAGATCCGTGGTGGTAGAACTTCGCGTAGCACCCGATGATATGGGTAAAGTAATTGGCAAGCAAGGGCGTATCGCCCGTGCCATTCGTTCGGTGGTTAAGGCTGCTGCTACCAAGCAGCGCAAGAAGGTTGTAGTAGAAATCGTTTAA
- a CDS encoding YlqD family protein, with protein MLTITRPVMVKVRITDSYKKNLAQELSQGVAKMELEIQQLELQSRKLQELAKKKPGSIENALAQVAQEKQKRLDTRQKLLDKIKEVGNLVNGTEIIQGQVESLVKVQIGDDWQKLMHAEIVIEDGKVVDIRTLQPEGLL; from the coding sequence TTGCTTACTATTACACGCCCTGTTATGGTCAAGGTAAGGATTACCGATAGCTATAAAAAGAATCTGGCCCAGGAACTTAGTCAAGGTGTGGCTAAAATGGAGCTGGAAATACAACAGCTGGAATTACAAAGTCGTAAACTGCAAGAACTGGCTAAGAAAAAACCCGGCAGTATCGAGAATGCTCTGGCCCAAGTAGCCCAGGAAAAGCAAAAACGTTTGGATACCAGACAGAAACTGTTGGATAAAATAAAAGAAGTTGGTAATTTGGTCAATGGGACCGAGATTATTCAAGGTCAAGTGGAAAGCCTGGTCAAGGTGCAAATAGGCGACGATTGGCAGAAATTAATGCATGCCGAGATTGTTATCGAAGACGGTAAGGTAGTAGATATTCGTACTCTACAGCCGGAGGGATTGCTTTGA
- the rplS gene encoding 50S ribosomal protein L19 codes for MNLIQSLEQEQIRKDIPDFRPGDTVKVHYKVIEGTRERIQVFEGIVIRRRGGGMSETFTVRRVSYGVGVERTFPLHTPKIDKIEVVRRGKVRRARLYYLRALRGKKARIKELTTR; via the coding sequence GTGAACCTCATCCAATCTTTAGAACAAGAACAAATCAGAAAAGATATTCCCGACTTCAGACCTGGTGATACAGTTAAAGTACACTACAAGGTTATTGAAGGTACCCGTGAACGTATTCAGGTATTCGAGGGGATTGTTATCCGTCGTCGTGGCGGTGGCATGAGCGAAACCTTTACAGTTCGTCGTGTTTCCTACGGTGTTGGTGTAGAGAGAACTTTCCCTCTGCATACTCCCAAGATTGATAAAATCGAAGTGGTTCGTCGCGGTAAAGTGCGGAGAGCCAGACTTTACTATCTGCGTGCTCTACGTGGTAAGAAAGCTCGTATCAAAGAACTTACCACTCGCTAA
- the ylxM gene encoding YlxM family DNA-binding protein, producing MKEFHRINLLYDFYGSLLTERQQKFIELYYGDDLSLGEIAEQYDVTRQAVHDTLKRAEQTLNNYEEKLGLVGKLSGDYRSLEEATALINDYQAGVAPDGLDKAKHILHSVLDNWQRF from the coding sequence TTGAAAGAGTTTCATAGAATAAATCTTCTTTATGATTTTTATGGCAGCCTGTTAACGGAAAGGCAGCAAAAATTTATTGAATTATACTACGGGGATGATTTGTCCCTGGGGGAAATTGCCGAGCAGTATGATGTTACCCGTCAGGCGGTACATGATACCTTAAAAAGGGCAGAGCAAACCCTCAATAATTATGAAGAAAAGCTGGGTCTGGTAGGTAAACTGAGCGGTGATTACCGCTCCTTGGAAGAAGCAACTGCTCTAATTAATGATTACCAGGCCGGCGTTGCGCCCGACGGTTTGGATAAAGCTAAACATATATTACACTCAGTGTTGGATAATTGGCAAAGATTTTAA
- a CDS encoding aspartate aminotransferase family protein — translation MAQQHCQCGCGGLISLEQALSIPKEQIKELHSQYLNASLVTLLSLINFDTPFVAASGVSVYDAEGNEYLDFLGGYGSLNLGHNHPEIYAALQRVQSVPNILQASMNGITAALAHNLAHLAPGNLKRSFFCNSGTEAVEGALKLARIATGRQKYIYCHNSFHGKTFGSLSVTGREKYQSPFRPLLAETVAVPFGDLEALRQALTPGDAAAFIVEPIQGEGGIIVPPPGYLAKAKRLCAQYGTLFIADEVQTGFGRTGDFFACQAESVVPDILCLAKSLGGGVMPIGAYLTTDEIWRKAYGTMEKSLLHTSTFGGNTAACTAALKTIELILEQDLCRQAKEKGAYFLEKLQTLKEKYPLLKDVRGRGLMIGLEFQQPAVAAKKFSLKITMNVVNKLAQEYMGSLVAGELFNKHRIITAYTLNNPNVIRLEPPLTVTQEQLDRVLAALESILASHTGFLSMVGASAKNILLNIKN, via the coding sequence ATGGCCCAGCAACATTGTCAATGCGGTTGTGGTGGTTTAATCAGTTTGGAGCAGGCCTTGTCTATTCCTAAGGAACAAATAAAGGAACTGCACAGCCAATATCTGAATGCCAGCTTGGTTACGCTGTTAAGTTTAATTAATTTTGATACCCCCTTTGTTGCTGCCAGCGGTGTTTCGGTATATGATGCTGAGGGCAATGAATACCTTGATTTTCTTGGTGGCTACGGTTCCCTGAACCTTGGCCATAATCACCCGGAAATATATGCTGCCCTGCAAAGGGTGCAGTCGGTGCCCAATATCCTGCAAGCCTCGATGAATGGTATCACTGCAGCCCTGGCTCACAATTTGGCCCATTTAGCTCCGGGTAATCTCAAGCGCAGTTTCTTCTGTAACAGCGGCACCGAGGCAGTGGAAGGGGCTTTAAAGCTGGCGCGCATCGCCACCGGTCGGCAAAAATATATCTATTGCCATAACTCCTTCCACGGCAAAACCTTTGGCTCTCTCTCGGTAACCGGTAGAGAAAAATACCAGTCACCCTTCCGCCCTTTACTTGCCGAAACCGTGGCAGTGCCCTTTGGGGATCTGGAAGCCCTGCGGCAAGCACTAACCCCTGGTGATGCCGCTGCCTTCATAGTGGAGCCAATCCAAGGGGAAGGTGGTATTATAGTACCGCCCCCGGGCTATTTAGCCAAAGCTAAACGACTGTGCGCCCAATATGGTACCCTGTTCATTGCCGATGAGGTACAAACCGGCTTTGGCCGCACCGGAGACTTCTTTGCCTGTCAAGCTGAAAGTGTTGTGCCGGACATCCTATGTCTGGCTAAATCCCTGGGTGGCGGTGTCATGCCCATAGGTGCCTATTTAACCACCGATGAAATATGGCGTAAAGCCTATGGCACCATGGAAAAATCCCTTCTACACACCTCTACCTTCGGAGGCAACACAGCAGCCTGCACCGCCGCTTTAAAAACCATCGAATTAATTCTGGAACAGGATTTATGCCGGCAGGCAAAGGAAAAGGGTGCTTATTTTCTGGAGAAGCTGCAAACATTAAAGGAAAAATATCCGCTGCTCAAAGACGTGCGCGGCCGTGGTCTGATGATTGGCTTGGAATTTCAACAACCCGCCGTGGCTGCAAAGAAATTTTCCTTGAAAATAACCATGAATGTGGTAAATAAACTGGCTCAAGAATATATGGGCAGCCTGGTGGCGGGAGAACTTTTCAATAAACATAGAATTATTACCGCCTATACCTTAAATAATCCTAATGTCATCCGCTTGGAACCACCTCTCACCGTGACCCAGGAACAACTGGATCGGGTATTGGCAGCTTTGGAAAGTATTTTAGCCAGCCATACCGGCTTTTTAAGCATGGTTGGTGCCAGTGCCAAAAACATCTTGCTCAATATCAAAAATTAA
- the trmD gene encoding tRNA (guanosine(37)-N1)-methyltransferase TrmD: protein MQVDILTLFPDMFAGPFGHSIIKRAQEKNLLQINYINIRDFSRNKHRTVDDTPFGGGAGMVMGPEPLFECFDYLKSLRGDNLGRVVMMCPQGEPFTQDYAKELAREDNLVILCGHYEGIDERVREVLVTDEISIGDYVLTGGELPAMVVVDAVARMIPGVLGEAASAEDDSFYHGLLEYPHYTKPRVYRGYEVPEILLSGHHENIRKWRRRQSLLRTLERRPELLKEVALTKEDKKVLLELKKLLQDLDLQ, encoded by the coding sequence ATGCAAGTTGATATTTTAACACTCTTTCCCGATATGTTTGCAGGTCCCTTTGGCCACAGTATTATTAAACGGGCCCAGGAGAAAAACCTGCTGCAAATAAATTACATTAACATCCGAGATTTTTCCCGCAATAAGCATCGTACTGTGGATGATACACCCTTTGGTGGCGGGGCCGGTATGGTCATGGGGCCGGAACCCTTATTTGAATGCTTTGACTACTTAAAATCCCTCCGGGGAGATAACCTGGGACGGGTGGTGATGATGTGCCCCCAGGGGGAACCCTTTACCCAGGATTATGCTAAAGAATTAGCCAGGGAGGACAACCTGGTAATCCTGTGCGGCCACTATGAAGGTATAGATGAAAGGGTGCGGGAAGTGCTGGTAACCGATGAGATTTCCATCGGTGATTATGTTCTCACAGGTGGGGAGTTACCGGCTATGGTGGTGGTAGATGCTGTGGCCAGGATGATACCAGGGGTATTGGGTGAAGCAGCCAGTGCTGAGGATGATTCCTTTTACCATGGCTTGCTGGAGTATCCCCATTACACCAAGCCCAGGGTTTACCGTGGTTATGAGGTGCCGGAAATTCTTTTGTCCGGGCACCATGAGAATATTCGTAAGTGGCGTAGGCGACAGTCCTTGCTGAGAACCTTGGAGCGGCGCCCGGAATTGCTCAAGGAAGTGGCACTAACCAAGGAAGATAAGAAAGTTCTGCTGGAATTAAAAAAGCTGTTACAAGACCTGGATTTGCAGTAG
- the pflB gene encoding formate acetyltransferase, translated as MMRNEWHGFKGEKWQTEIDVRDFIINNYSPYTGDDSFLCRETARTKKLWEICLGLFKEERAKGGVLSVDTSRVTGITAYGPGYICKELELIVGLQTEKPLERSVNPFGGLRMAREACKAYGYTFDEQLEKFFREYRKTHNDGVFDAYTSEMRLARSLGIITGLPDAYGRGRIIGDYRRVPLYGVNRLIEEKENDLQRMSKVPMHPENIQLREEIREQIKALQLLKEMALQYGFDISSPAANAVEAFQWLYFAYLGAIKEQNGAAMSLGRVSTFLDIYLERDINTGVLSEIEAQELVDQFVIKLRMARQLRTPEYDKLFAGDPLWITEAIGGMGLDGRTMVTKTSYRFLQTLINLGPSPEPNMTVLWSQQLPENFKKFCSRISIQTSSIQYENDDLMRGFYGDDYGIACCVSAMQLGKQMQFFGARVNLPKLLLLAINGGRDEITGKQLAPVVPALEDEVLDYDKVKSNLTILQDWLCGLYVNTMNVIHYMHDKYAYEKIQMSLHDSKVERLMAFGIAGLSVITDSLSAIKYAKVYPVRNAEGIAVDFRIEGDFPKYGNDDDRVDHIAVELVKSFSENLAKYPAYRGAKHTLSILTITSNVMYGKKTGTTPDGRQAGEAFAPGANPMHGRDNNGALASLNSVAKLPYEACLDGISNTFSIVPRALGKDHLDRQQNLINILDGYFQQDAHHLNVNVLDRETLIKAMEEPENYPQLTVRVSGYAVHFTKLSRAHQLEVIQRTFFERF; from the coding sequence ATGATGAGAAATGAATGGCACGGTTTTAAAGGGGAAAAGTGGCAGACAGAAATAGATGTGCGGGACTTTATTATTAACAACTATTCCCCCTACACTGGTGATGATTCTTTTCTCTGCAGGGAAACAGCAAGAACGAAAAAACTCTGGGAGATCTGCTTGGGCCTTTTTAAAGAAGAAAGGGCCAAGGGTGGTGTCCTCAGTGTTGATACCTCCCGTGTGACGGGTATTACTGCCTATGGGCCGGGCTATATTTGCAAAGAACTTGAACTTATTGTTGGTTTGCAAACGGAAAAACCCCTGGAGCGTTCGGTTAACCCCTTCGGCGGGTTAAGAATGGCCCGGGAAGCCTGCAAGGCCTATGGCTATACCTTTGATGAGCAACTGGAAAAGTTCTTTAGGGAATATAGAAAAACCCATAATGATGGAGTTTTTGATGCCTATACCAGTGAAATGCGGTTAGCCAGAAGTCTGGGCATTATCACCGGGTTACCTGATGCCTATGGACGGGGCAGAATCATTGGTGATTACCGGAGGGTACCCCTTTATGGAGTAAACAGACTTATTGAAGAAAAAGAAAATGATTTACAACGTATGTCCAAAGTACCCATGCATCCCGAGAACATTCAACTGAGAGAAGAAATCAGGGAACAAATTAAGGCCTTACAGTTGTTAAAAGAGATGGCCCTGCAATACGGCTTTGACATCAGCAGCCCGGCGGCCAATGCCGTGGAAGCCTTCCAGTGGCTATACTTTGCCTACCTGGGCGCTATTAAAGAGCAAAATGGAGCAGCCATGTCCCTGGGTCGGGTCAGCACTTTCCTTGATATTTATCTAGAAAGAGACATCAACACCGGTGTTTTATCCGAAATAGAGGCTCAGGAACTGGTTGATCAGTTTGTGATCAAACTGAGAATGGCCAGACAATTAAGAACACCAGAGTATGATAAATTATTTGCCGGCGATCCCCTGTGGATTACCGAGGCCATTGGTGGCATGGGACTGGATGGCCGAACAATGGTCACCAAGACTTCATATAGATTTCTTCAGACTCTAATTAACCTTGGTCCCTCTCCGGAACCCAATATGACTGTACTATGGTCCCAGCAATTACCGGAGAATTTTAAGAAGTTTTGCTCGAGAATTTCCATCCAAACCAGCTCCATTCAATACGAAAACGACGATTTAATGCGCGGCTTCTATGGCGATGATTACGGTATTGCCTGTTGTGTTTCGGCCATGCAACTGGGAAAACAAATGCAATTTTTTGGCGCCCGGGTAAATCTACCTAAACTATTACTGTTGGCCATTAATGGCGGCAGAGATGAAATAACCGGCAAGCAATTGGCCCCGGTTGTACCTGCCTTAGAAGATGAAGTTCTGGATTATGACAAGGTTAAGAGCAATTTGACTATCCTGCAGGATTGGTTGTGTGGCCTGTATGTTAATACCATGAATGTAATTCACTATATGCACGACAAATATGCCTACGAAAAAATTCAAATGTCCCTGCACGATAGCAAGGTGGAAAGGCTAATGGCCTTTGGTATAGCCGGTTTATCGGTCATTACCGATTCCTTAAGTGCCATCAAATATGCCAAGGTTTATCCGGTGAGGAATGCCGAAGGTATTGCGGTGGACTTTAGAATTGAGGGGGATTTCCCCAAGTATGGTAATGATGACGACCGGGTTGACCATATTGCCGTTGAACTGGTCAAGAGTTTCAGCGAGAACCTGGCAAAGTATCCCGCTTACCGTGGTGCCAAACATACCCTTTCCATCTTAACCATAACTTCCAACGTCATGTATGGTAAGAAAACAGGTACTACCCCGGATGGCAGACAGGCAGGTGAGGCCTTTGCCCCTGGTGCCAACCCCATGCATGGCAGAGACAACAACGGAGCACTGGCTAGCCTGAACTCGGTGGCCAAACTGCCCTATGAGGCCTGCCTGGATGGCATCAGCAATACCTTTTCCATCGTTCCCAGAGCCCTGGGAAAAGATCATTTAGATAGACAGCAAAACCTAATCAATATCCTGGATGGTTATTTCCAGCAAGATGCTCATCACTTAAATGTTAATGTTCTGGATCGTGAAACTCTGATTAAGGCTATGGAGGAGCCGGAAAATTATCCTCAATTAACTGTGAGGGTATCCGGGTATGCCGTACACTTTACCAAACTGAGCCGGGCCCACCAACTGGAAGTCATTCAGCGCACCTTCTTTGAGAGATTTTAA
- the rimM gene encoding ribosome maturation factor RimM (Essential for efficient processing of 16S rRNA): MTEQYITVGEIVNTQGVQGEVRVIPATDFPERFFKMKKVLVLHKGQRQEYVIERAREHKQFIILKFAEVSDMTAAEKLKGALLQITPAELTPLPPGSYYQFQIIGLEVIDEQGRSLGTVTNILRTGANDVYEVKRPAGKDLLIPALKSVIKKIDLPAGKMEVVLPEGLLE, encoded by the coding sequence TTGACAGAACAATATATTACCGTAGGGGAGATCGTCAATACCCAGGGGGTTCAGGGCGAAGTTAGGGTGATACCGGCCACAGATTTTCCCGAGCGGTTTTTCAAGATGAAGAAAGTTCTTGTCCTGCATAAAGGGCAGAGACAGGAATATGTCATTGAAAGGGCGAGGGAGCATAAGCAATTTATCATTCTTAAATTTGCTGAAGTTTCCGATATGACTGCGGCGGAGAAACTCAAAGGTGCTTTACTGCAAATCACTCCGGCAGAATTAACCCCGTTGCCTCCGGGGAGCTATTACCAGTTTCAAATCATCGGCCTGGAGGTAATTGATGAGCAGGGACGCTCCTTAGGAACAGTGACCAATATCCTAAGAACCGGGGCCAATGATGTTTATGAGGTGAAAAGACCCGCAGGCAAGGATCTCTTAATTCCCGCCCTTAAATCTGTGATCAAAAAAATTGATCTACCCGCCGGCAAAATGGAAGTGGTACTGCCCGAGGGATTACTAGAGTAG
- a CDS encoding helix-turn-helix domain-containing protein, with translation MLNPFGKPLEQLEEADLEKLIDGEISEGLYVEYKEDFPTNLAKIVASFANTFGGWIIIGADARNPRNVPTAFPGIDISNDPKDRFRNICQGNITPVPLFYSKLILKSANKKRGILVVRIPESTYPPHLTRDGRIYRRNMEGSDPLAETDRHILDRLFEKTKSNKTEVKAFINRKLQKGDQQRVVFKVVCCPVPLNLKLIDPFFVPERLSRLKKMARNIWKGTLPRNIRFEPEGFAFEGEGHRLEILRSGVITYVCPIPTSIKNIDREDEPKSLEFLDYRVLQMALLRTIKLTREVYRFTGYMGLFVPKVALENIEGKGLDDPKFFNFYKTFPEPQCKYADIILPYGFNPLEARIMETPRQVADPLLGYIYRCFGFEALDTHSLAR, from the coding sequence ATGCTTAACCCTTTTGGCAAACCTTTGGAGCAGCTGGAAGAGGCAGACCTGGAAAAATTAATAGACGGAGAAATCTCAGAAGGGCTCTATGTGGAATATAAAGAAGACTTCCCCACCAATTTAGCTAAAATTGTGGCCAGTTTTGCCAATACCTTTGGCGGTTGGATTATTATTGGCGCGGATGCCCGCAACCCCCGCAATGTCCCCACCGCTTTTCCTGGCATAGATATCTCCAATGATCCTAAGGATAGGTTCAGAAACATCTGCCAGGGCAATATTACCCCGGTACCTCTCTTTTATTCTAAGCTTATTCTCAAATCTGCCAATAAAAAAAGAGGTATCCTGGTGGTGCGTATACCAGAAAGCACCTACCCGCCACACTTAACCAGAGACGGTCGTATTTACCGCCGCAATATGGAAGGTTCCGATCCACTGGCAGAAACAGACCGTCACATCCTGGATCGGCTGTTTGAGAAAACCAAAAGCAATAAAACCGAGGTAAAGGCCTTTATTAACAGAAAGCTGCAAAAGGGAGACCAGCAAAGGGTGGTCTTTAAGGTGGTGTGTTGTCCGGTTCCCTTAAACCTTAAACTAATCGACCCCTTCTTTGTGCCCGAGCGTCTTTCCCGTTTAAAAAAGATGGCCAGGAACATCTGGAAAGGCACCCTGCCCCGTAACATTCGTTTTGAACCCGAAGGCTTTGCCTTTGAGGGTGAAGGCCACCGGCTGGAAATACTGCGGTCCGGTGTGATCACCTATGTCTGTCCCATCCCTACTTCGATTAAAAACATTGACCGGGAGGACGAACCCAAAAGCCTTGAATTTCTTGATTACCGGGTGCTACAAATGGCGTTGCTGCGTACCATCAAATTAACCAGGGAAGTCTACCGTTTCACTGGCTACATGGGTTTATTTGTACCCAAGGTGGCCTTGGAAAACATAGAAGGCAAAGGTCTGGACGATCCCAAATTCTTTAATTTTTACAAAACCTTTCCTGAGCCCCAGTGTAAATATGCCGATATCATCCTACCCTACGGCTTCAACCCACTGGAAGCCAGGATCATGGAAACCCCCAGGCAAGTGGCCGACCCACTGCTGGGCTATATCTACCGCTGCTTCGGTTTTGAAGCACTGGATACGCACTCCCTAGCAAGGTAG
- the rpsP gene encoding 30S ribosomal protein S16, protein MAVKIRLRRMGAKKNPFYRIVVADSRSPRDGRFIEEIGYYDPVKQPAVVKIDEAKAQDWIKKGAQLSDTAKSLFVKAGIIPGQAKSKEA, encoded by the coding sequence GTGGCTGTTAAAATTCGTTTGAGACGTATGGGTGCCAAGAAAAACCCTTTTTATCGTATAGTTGTAGCTGACTCCCGTTCCCCTCGCGATGGTCGCTTCATTGAGGAGATTGGCTATTACGATCCCGTCAAGCAACCAGCTGTGGTTAAAATTGATGAGGCTAAAGCTCAAGACTGGATTAAGAAAGGCGCACAGCTTTCTGATACCGCTAAGTCTTTATTCGTTAAAGCTGGCATTATCCCAGGCCAGGCCAAGAGCAAAGAGGCCTAA
- the ffh gene encoding signal recognition particle protein translates to MFKGLGERLEDIFKSLKGKGRITEDDVNQAMREVKMALLEADVNFKVVKEFVSQVKERAIGQDVLDSLSPAQQVIKIVKDELTELLGGTQAKINIASKPPTIIMLVGLQGAGKTTTAGKLAKLLSKQGKRPLLVAADIYRPAAIKQLQVLGEQLKMPVFSMGQENPVKIAQAAIEHASSTGRDLVIIDTAGRLHINEELMDELANIKESVKPHEILLVVDAMTGQEAVNVADTFNQKLGLDGIIMTKLDGDARGGAALSVRKVTGTPIKFAGMGEKLDALEPFHPDRMADRILGMGDVLTLIEKAQANFDAEQAAKLNKKIRQADFNLEDFLEQMQQVKKLGPLEQVLGMIPGMGKLTKQLKDQQLDEKELAQVEAIIYSMTVWERQHPEKIDGSRKKRIAKGSGTRVQDVNQLLKQFEQTRKMMKQISNMTKGGKKGKIKLPFFQ, encoded by the coding sequence ATGTTTAAAGGTTTGGGTGAACGCCTGGAGGATATTTTTAAATCTCTCAAGGGCAAGGGTCGCATTACAGAAGATGATGTTAACCAGGCCATGCGGGAAGTTAAAATGGCTCTCCTAGAAGCAGACGTTAACTTTAAGGTTGTTAAAGAGTTTGTCTCCCAGGTTAAGGAAAGGGCCATCGGCCAGGATGTGCTGGATAGCCTTAGTCCAGCTCAACAGGTTATCAAGATTGTTAAGGATGAGTTAACAGAACTACTGGGGGGTACCCAGGCCAAAATTAATATTGCCTCGAAACCTCCCACCATTATTATGCTGGTTGGCTTACAGGGTGCCGGTAAAACCACCACAGCGGGCAAGTTAGCCAAGCTGCTAAGTAAACAAGGGAAACGTCCCCTGCTGGTTGCTGCTGATATTTACCGTCCCGCGGCCATTAAACAGTTGCAGGTATTGGGTGAGCAACTGAAAATGCCTGTTTTCAGCATGGGTCAGGAGAACCCGGTTAAGATAGCCCAAGCTGCCATAGAACATGCCAGCAGCACCGGTAGAGATTTGGTTATCATTGATACAGCGGGCCGTTTACATATTAACGAAGAGTTAATGGATGAATTGGCCAATATTAAGGAAAGTGTTAAGCCCCACGAAATCCTGCTGGTGGTAGACGCCATGACCGGTCAAGAAGCGGTGAACGTGGCAGATACCTTTAACCAAAAACTTGGCTTAGATGGTATCATCATGACCAAGCTAGACGGTGATGCCAGGGGCGGGGCGGCTCTCTCAGTGCGCAAAGTTACCGGTACACCCATTAAATTTGCCGGTATGGGCGAGAAATTAGATGCCCTGGAGCCCTTCCACCCGGATCGCATGGCTGATCGTATCCTGGGTATGGGTGATGTGCTGACACTTATTGAGAAAGCCCAGGCCAATTTTGATGCAGAGCAAGCGGCCAAGCTAAACAAGAAAATTCGCCAGGCAGATTTTAACCTGGAGGACTTTTTAGAGCAAATGCAGCAGGTCAAGAAGCTGGGTCCCTTGGAACAAGTGCTGGGTATGATTCCTGGCATGGGTAAGTTAACCAAGCAGCTTAAGGATCAGCAATTGGATGAAAAAGAATTGGCCCAGGTAGAAGCCATCATTTATTCCATGACTGTCTGGGAACGCCAGCATCCGGAAAAAATAGATGGCAGCCGCAAAAAGAGAATTGCCAAGGGTAGCGGTACCAGGGTACAGGATGTTAACCAGCTGCTCAAGCAATTTGAACAGACCAGAAAAATGATGAAACAAATCTCCAACATGACCAAAGGCGGCAAAAAGGGCAAAATTAAGTTACCCTTCTTTCAGTAA
- the pflA gene encoding pyruvate formate-lyase-activating protein, which produces MQGRIHSIESCGTVDGPGLRCVVFFQGCSLRCRYCHNPDTWVINGGQKVAASAIIKKITRFQPYFNHHGGVTLSGGEPLLQPEFAAQILRECKKQGIHTAVDTSGWVDLPALEKTLPYTDLLLLDIKALDHKMYRWLTGKEADKFLTALGVIKEHQTPLWLRYVVLPGINDTPEYISKLKQLISSLGSMVQKVELLPYHPLGVHKWQKLGLNYTLGQLKPPADSAIDLLYQKLQQNRTVISA; this is translated from the coding sequence ATGCAGGGAAGAATCCATTCTATAGAAAGCTGCGGTACCGTGGACGGGCCGGGACTACGCTGTGTTGTCTTCTTCCAGGGCTGTTCCCTCAGATGCCGCTACTGCCACAACCCGGATACCTGGGTAATCAATGGCGGCCAGAAGGTAGCTGCCTCGGCTATCATCAAAAAAATCACCCGCTTCCAACCCTACTTTAATCACCATGGTGGCGTAACCTTGTCCGGGGGAGAACCCCTGCTGCAACCGGAATTTGCCGCTCAAATCTTGCGGGAATGTAAAAAGCAGGGCATTCACACAGCAGTGGATACCTCCGGCTGGGTTGATCTCCCGGCATTGGAAAAGACATTACCCTATACCGACCTGCTGCTGCTGGATATCAAAGCCCTTGATCATAAAATGTACCGTTGGTTGACGGGAAAAGAGGCGGATAAATTCCTTACTGCCCTCGGGGTTATCAAAGAGCACCAAACACCTCTTTGGCTGAGATATGTAGTCTTACCCGGCATTAACGATACTCCCGAATATATTAGTAAACTAAAGCAGCTAATTTCCTCCCTGGGTAGCATGGTGCAAAAGGTAGAACTATTACCCTACCATCCTCTGGGAGTACACAAGTGGCAAAAATTAGGGCTTAATTATACCCTGGGCCAGCTTAAACCACCGGCTGACAGTGCCATTGACCTTTTGTACCAAAAGCTCCAACAAAACAGAACTGTCATTTCTGCTTAA